GTTAAGTTGAATCAACCTCTGTCACTGACAGCAGACTGGAGTATCGAAGCTTGGTTCTGTTATCCCTTGCCACAAACCGCACAATGGAATACTCTAATCCGGGGGCAAAATGCCGATCAGCACATTGTTGTCAGTAAGGACAAAAAGTTAGGAATTTACCTGACGAATGACCCACTGAAACAATACTTTTACGATTGTGGTTTCAGTATGGGAGCATTGTCTTCTGGTTGGCATCATCTCACAGTGGTGGGTGATGGAAATACAACCCGCTTCTACATTGATGGTAAGGAAGTGGGTGACACTAAAGCCAAAGCTTTAGTCGATGCCCAGGTTAATCTCAGTGCGGACTCTGGTAATGCCACACTCAAGCAAAAGCTAGAAGATATCAAGCAAGCAATCTTGAAACCCATTGGCGATGTTTATGCGATCGGCAATAATCATCTCGCTGCTAACAAACCCATTCCCATTGACTATGGTGTGGTGAATTTTAACGGGAACGGCAATTATATTCAGACTGTCGCTAAATTGCCCATTGGTGACGAAATCACGATCGAATACTGGTTCAAGGGCACCAGTTTACAATCGGCTGTCAGACAGCAAGACGGTGGTGGCTATATTGTTACTGGCTGGAATAATCAACATATTATTTCTGTCGATCAGGGTACTACAGGCATCAGCGTGGGAGCTAACGCCACCAATGGCAGTTGGCATCACATTGCGATGACTTGGAAACGGAACACCCCCAACGGATTTGTCAGCTATTTGGACGGAGTGCTTGTCGCCCAGAGAAACAGTGTCAACACCGCGCTACCTGCGATGAACGCCAATGTTTTCATCGGCTGTTACAACGGTGCTTCAGAATTTACCAACGGTCAAATGGCTGAAGTCCGCATCTGGAACAAAGCCCGGACTCAAGCAGAAATTCAGGCGAATATGAATAAACGCCTGACAGGAAAAGAAGCGAACTTAGTGGCTTATTTTCCCTTGAATAAGGTGGAAAGCGGAAAAGTCTTAGACCTGGTGAGCGGGAATTCTGGTACGGTGGTAAACGCCACAAACGTTACTTCTACCCTAGCATTGACCCCCCCTGCCGTGATGCAGATGCAGGGCGAGCAATTTGGCAAAGTCGCAGAAGTCCGCATTTGGGGAATGGCTCTGAGTGATGAGGAAATTGAAGCCAATAGTCGCACCCTCATTAGTGGGAATGAGTCCGGTTTGTTAGCTTACTATCCCTTGAATGAAGCCACTGGGACGGAAATCCGCGATAATTCCGGTAATGGTCAACATGGGACGCTGACGAATCCGATTTGGTGGGCTTGCGCCGCACCGATGGGGCTACCGAGTAGTGATACACCTAATAATCAGGTGATGAAGTTTGATGGGGTCAACGATCACATCACCTTACCGGCAATGAACATCAATTACTCCCAAGGATTTAGCGTAGAAGTCTGGGTGCGCTACAACAGCTTGAAAATTTGGTCAAGAATCTTCGATTTCGGGAGTGGTGCTGCTGTAGATAACATTCTGCTAGCCAATCCTGGCACGACTAATAACCTGTTATTGTCTATTCGTCGGGGAAGTGCCGAACAGACAATACAAGCAGCTAATTTCCTAGAAGTCGGAAAATGGATGCACATTGCTGTCACTCTTGATGCTTCCGGTAATGGCAAAATTTACAAGAACGGTCAGCTAATTCAATCAGGTACTTGTCAAACTCCTAATAACGTGAACCGCACGATTAATTACATCGGACGGAGTAACTGGGCTGCTGATGCCTATTTTGACGGGCAAATGGCGGAATTCCGCTTGTGGAATCGAGTGCGTACTGAAGCAGAAATTAAGGCTGACCTGAATAAACGGCTGACGGGTCAAGAGTCTGGTTTGGCACTCTATTTGCCTTTAGATGGCATTTTGACCAACAAAGTCTTAGACTATGCGGGAATTAATGATGGCACTGTCACCGAAGCAACCATTGTGGAAGATATGACCGCCCCTTGGTTAAGCATTGGCTCTTCTGCGGTCAGTGCAGAATATAGCACGATTACCATAGACCAGACGACGGGGCAAAGAACGGCGATGATGCGGCGGTTGTTTGCTTCTCCTGCTCTCAATGGCGTGAATCTATTCCCCGACAAGCCTCTGGAAACCTTAGAACTCAAATGGATTGGTAATGCCCAATTTGCTCCCACTTTGCTCGGTTACATTGAAGGCGCACCACCAGTACCCAGTGAAAACCTGGCCTTAGCCGATGATTATAACGGCGCAACTTCAGTGGAATTAACCATGACTGAAGATGTGGAGTTTAATTGGACTCGATCGCAAGATAGTGGCTTGGGAGCTGCGGTTGAGGCATTCATGGGTGCGGGAGAAGTCATATCTACGGGTATCGGAGTAGAAATAGAAGTATCGAACCGACATGGGTTTAAAGGCAATTTGGAGTTCAGCTACCAATTCCAAAATGAAAGCAGTATCACCTCTAGCTCATCCCTGAGCATGACCGATAAACTGGAATTGCGCGGCACATTTGAAGACGATCCCAAATTCCCCCATTTAGGCAACCGATTTATTCCCAAAAATATCGGCTATGCGTTGGTGGTTTCAGCATTAGCAGATGTGTTTGTCACCCGACTGGCTCGCAGTAAGAAAATGGTTGGCTACCAAACACTACCTGTAGATGGTATTCCCCCAGATGTCAACACCATCACCTTCTTGATGAATCCGGCTTACACCATGAATGGCAGTTTGGATGGCATGACCGGAAGTTCTGCCACCAGCCAACGCTTCTTTAAGCACGTTCCTGAAATGCGAGCGCAGTATGGTTCTCTCTATCCCGCCAGTTATTATCGCTTGCAAGAAGCATACAATCTCAAACGTCAAATCGAAGCGGATGACAAACGCCGGGAATCTTACTTCAATAACTTTGATGTGCGATCGATTGATGAAGCATCTTTGGATCGGAACATCAACAGTGGTGATGCACCCACCACCATTGGAGTCCAACGGGAAGAAGACAAACCCACTACCGGAGCGACTGCGGAGGAACAAACGGCAAAGGCTGAAGAATTTAAAGCTCAAACTGCGGCAGCTTCTCAGGAAACAAGTTCTGCTGCCAAGGCAAAACAGGCCGAAATCCAAAGTAAAATTACCGACCAGGATAAACAAGTACACGCAATGGCAAGTTTTGCGGGCTGGCAGCGCAATATGGAAAATATCCAAATTCGCGCTGGAAAACGCAACATTGTCAACACTTATGTTTGGGATGCTGACGGTGGACTGCGAACGGAAGCTCAAAGCTTTGCCAATACGGTAGAACATACCATTGGTGGTGCTTTTACGATGGCTGCTGGGTTAGGGGCTGAGAATGAGTTCCAGATGGGCTTTGATGTAGAGCTAACCTCCCAAGCTACCGTTAACCTGACTCAAACCATGAGTAAAACTGAATCTCGCAGTAAGGGTTTTGAGTTGAATATCGACTTGAGTGGTATGGAAAATAAAGGGGTGACGGATTACAACGATAACCCGATTATGCCTGGGGAAAAAGTCGATCGCTATCGGTTTATGAGTTTCTATCTGGAAGGAAGTACCCAAAACTTCCAAGACTTCTTCAACTATGTGGTTGACCCGGAATGGCTGCGTAGCAATGACGAAGAAGCACGGGCTTTGCGTCAAGCCCAAGCTGGAAAACCGAATAAAGCTTGGCGAGTCTTACACCGGGTCACTTATGTGGAACGTCCGTCCTTGATGGGCTTTGGTCGGGATGTGCGTCAGTTGAAAGTCCGGGATGAAAATGTGGGCATTGGTAAGGTCATCGTTGATGTTGCCAAGTTACAACAGAAGGTCGATCAAATTCTGGAATGGATTAGCTCACAACAGCAGTAATCAGCTAGAGCTATTTTATCCATAACGATATCACCAATTTTTGAGAAGTGAGACTCAACATTCTTCATAGATTTGTTGAGTCGCACTTTTTGTTTGATCGCTGACCGTCAGCAATTTCTTGTCTTCGATCGCTCAGGACTTAACCATCAGACCTGTAGAGTCAATTCATGAATTGACTCTACAGGTCTGCTATTCTCTGCTTCTTCTCGCAAACAAGTTGAAAGTCAGTGCATTGGTCATTATCCAACCTAGCTTTCTAGCCGGAGGATAAATCAGGCACATCACATAATCGGTAAATGAATAGGAAATCACCGATGCTAGCGCCGCACCATTTTCTTGATAAAGCGGAATCAGCCAAAAATTCAGGATAATATTCATAGTAGCGCCGCAACAGGTAGAAATTAAAGCAAAAACTGTCTGTCCTTCTGCCACAATCCAAATTCCTTTTGCCCAACCAAAAAAACCAAATACTGCTGACCAAATGTAGATTGACAGCACGCTAGCAGCCGCTGCATATTTTTGGCCGAATATGGCTACAATGAGAAATTTTGAGATCAGCGTCAGGGGAATGGCTATGCTGAAAGTTACTATTACCATTAAATTAAACAGCTTTTGCAGTTTGTTATAGTAGAGCGTTTCACTCTCCTGTTTGGCTTGCACAATGGCAGGAGTTACGGAATTGACAATGGCGCTGGCAAAAAAATACCAAACTTCTGCTATTCGCACGGCTGCTGAATAAATCCCGACGGGTTTATCGCCCATTAATTGACCGAGCATAATCTGATCGATACGCACGTAGATCATAATAGCTAAATCGGAAATTATTAACGGCCAACTCTCCTTGAGCAGAGTTTTTGCCCGCTGGAATTTCGGACGCCATCTGAGCAGATTTTGTCCGTCCAATTTGTGCGCGATCGCCAAACCTATGCTACCCAAAGCGCTCTCCACCACAAGCACCCAAGCAAAGGCAACTACAGGAGCCTTCATCTCAATCAAAGCAATTCTGAGCGCGGTGACGATAACGAAGGCTATATTTTTGGCAATAACTGTATGTTTTGATTTAACTAGGGACTGGAACCACAAATCGATCGTATTGAAGGCATCAAAAATTGTTACTGACGCCGTAATTGCCACAATCCAAAGAGTCAGTCGGTCATGAGGACGGACTAGGCTAATCGCTCCACTTGATATTAATACTGTGAGGATACCACCAGCGAGTTTTAATACAAAAGTCGTGCCAAGAGTTTCATCTTTAAGGGATGGATCGCGAACTATGTCGCGCACGACAATCTGATTCAATCCCAAAGTGGCAAGCACGCCAAATAGGGAAACAAAAGCAGTTGCGAAGTTGAACAGACCAAATCCATCTGGGCCTAGATAACGAGCTATCCAAGCGGTAACAATTAACCCGACGCCCATGCGTAAGATGCGATCGCCTGACAACCAGATTACACTACCGATAATCCTACGCAGTTCGGGACTGAGCTTTGCAATTGCTGCTTTCAATTTATTCAGCATTTTAATTTATGAAAAATCATCTAAGAGCCCATCTCAATTAATCGATTGGCGAGCGCCTCGACAAAGCGATCGCTATTGCGGTCTTTTAACACCAGTTCGTGACCGCGCTGCGCCTGTGCTTCTGCTTCTTGGGGATTGTTTAGCAAATGAACGATCGCTTCTCGCAATCCCCCCACATCACCTGGATTAAACGTAGTAACAATACCTGGAATTTCAAGGTATTCGCTCATACCGCGAGTTCGGGTTATAATCACCGGACGCTTACAGGCTAAAGCTTCGTGCATGACTTGAATTCCAGCCGCAAACTTATTTTCCACCAAGCTAATTACTACTATGTCCGCGTCGCGATAAAGTTGCACTAAATCCGGCCATTCGTAGAACTGACAGGACATATTTTCCGGCAGAACTTTTGGAAATCTGCGCGACTTCGGACGTGCGTATTCTTCTTTTAGCTTTGCCGTGGAAAAACCGCTAACTTTGACATCGATGTCCAAGTCCTTTGTCGCTTCTGCTAAAGTTACATAATCCCGCTGTTCCAATCCCACACTCATCACCATCGGACGACGTTTATCTGGTGAAACAGATCCGGGTGTAAAGAATTTCACATCTGTTTGATCTGGTAACAACCAGACTTTTTCTGCTGGCAAATTCAAGTAGCGACGGAGGAAATCAGCTTGGAGGCGAGCCGGAGTAATAAATAGGTCAATTTTATCTGCTAAACCGTACAGTTTCAAAGACAGACGAGTGCGGGGTCGATCGGAATTGTGAACAATTACGACTATTTTAGGCCGATCGCGTTTCGCACCGCAAAGTGCCGCGACGGGATATCCGACATCTTCCCCAGGACAGAATATCAAATCGTCGCTTGTAAGTTTCTCTGACAGTGCGCGACCCAAAGCCCACTGTTCCGGAATGTTCGATCCCAGTTTCCCGCGTATCTTATCTATTGCTTGTACTGGATTTCCCGCTGGTTTGTGGATGGTCGCACCTAGCTGTTGACTTAGCTGCCACATGATATGCCGGGGGCATTTACGCTGTTCGGCATCTCGCGCCATCCCTTCGAGGTCGATCGCCCGAATTAGAGCTATATGATATTTCAACGCCTTCTCCTTTTTAAGCCAAATTTGTCATAAATCTTCAATCTTTCTGGAATCCCTATTTTGATAGATCCTTTTTTGTACAATTCATATTAAATCACACCTTTTTTTGTAGCCGATCGCATCGTCACCCCCTCAGCCATCCCAGCCGGATATTTCACCTTTCTAGATTAAAAAAAAATAAAATTTCCCACACTGCGACTGAGAGTTCCACAGCCCACTCTACCCCATCGCGATACTCCGCGTCTCGCTCGATACCAATGTGCGATCGCCGATCGGGAAAGCAGTGTCAACCTGTTAAGCTTGTGTTATATTATTTGAAATAAAAACTTTCTTACTTTTAACACAGAAATGAATAATACTAACAAGAACAAGAAAAACTTGGTACTGGGATTCGTAAAAACTTATGAATTTGAGCAAATCAAACCTTTCGTCATTTCACTCAAGAATACGGGCTATCAAGGAGATATCTGTTTGGTTTACTGCGATTTAAGCCAAAGAACTATTGACTTACTTCAAGAACAGGGCGTCCAAATGTATCCCTTTAAAGAGTTTTACATAAATCTGCCCTATTACATCGGCCAAGGCGGAAAGCTCAAACAGAATAAAAAAATTTATCCCTATCTTTTACTGAATATTTATCCTTTCAATAGATTGTATACTTGGCTGTTAAGAGGAGCGAGTAAGTTAGCTAAAGAAAACGAAGATTTAATCAAGGCTCACGTAGCTCAATATTTTCTAAACGTCCCGTCATGTAATAGATATGCGATTTACTACTTATATTTATCTAAATACGGAGAAAAGTACGCTAATGTGATGCTGTCAGATGTAAGGGATGTCGTGTTTCAAGGCGACCCCTTTGACTTTGAGTTTGAGGATGGTAGCTTGAATTGCTTTCTGGAGGAGGGAGAAAAAACGATCGGTGATAGCGAAGGGAACGCACAGTGGATTAGGGAAGGGTTTGGGGAAGATGCGCTTCCCAAGATCGCAGATAAAAGTATTTCCTGTTCCGGCACAACAATTGGCAGCATAGATGCTATAATGGCTTACCTAAAAGCAATGATAGATGCCTTTGTGCAACTGAAATATCATTCTTGGGGAATCGATCAGGGCGTGCATAACTACATCATTTACCAAGGCTTAGTTAAGAAAGTGAAATTTTACAATAATTTTCGCGGGCCGATCTTAACCATGCACTATACCAATGAGGAAAAACTACAGTTTGACAGCAACGGATATTTAAGGAACGACGATGGCAGCCCGATCAAGGTTTTGCATCAGTACGATCGCCTCTCACCAGAAGTCAGAAACAAAATAGCCGTATATCGAAAAAGCGAATGTACTGTTTGAGTGAGAGCGAAACTTCCGTGCTGGTGTGAGTGCAGTCGAAAATTGTCGGCTAACTTTGTTGATACTCCACAATAATATTCAGTAAATTATGGCGCTATTGAAACATTTTCGATGGGCTGTCATTCCGATTTGTCTTGGCGTTATCACTACCTGTGCCGCCAGCAACCCGCAGCCTCAAACTCAACCGAGTGCGATCGCACAAGCAAAGTATACTACCGGGCAGAATGGCTATCGCTGGGCTAACGTCTCCATCGGCGGCGGCGGTTTTGTCACCGGAGTCTATCCCCATCCGCTACAGCAAGATCTCGTTTATATTCGCACCGATGTAGGCGGCTTTTATCGTTGGAATCCCACAGATAAAAGCTGGATGCAATTAAATAACAGCTTTCCCGTATCCAAAGAAAACTACTACGGCGGAGAAGCACTAGCAGTCGATCCCAACAATCCGAATACAGTCTACATAGCAGCGGGGAAATACCCGAAGTTGCCGCTAAAAGGGACAATCTTTAAGTCCGCCGATGCCGGAAAAACCTGGACTAAACTGAACATAGACTTAGCAATGGGGGGTAACGAAGATCATCGATGGGCAGGAATAAGATTAGCTGTAAACCCCGCTAACTCAAACATTATCTTTTTTGGTTCGCGATACGATGGGCTGTGGAAGTCCGCCGATGCTGGTGCGACATGGGCTAAAGTTACCTCGTTTTCGCCATCTCTGACAGAAGGTGTTGGCATTTTGGGGATTGTGTTTGATAAGCGATCGCCCGGATTGGTCTACGCTAATGTTTATGGAGACGGAATCTATAAATCTACCGATACGGGGGTTACTTGGCAAAAAATCGAGGGCAGCCCAAAGCAAGGACAGCGAATCGCAGTTGCTAACAACGGTATTTTATACGTAACTCATCAATCTGGAGTTACTAAATATAACAATGGCACTTGGAATAACATTACTCCCAACAGCAAAGAAGCTTCCTTTAATGCTTTAGCTGTCAACCCCAGCAATCCCAACGTTGTCATCGTCGCTTTGGGTCAGTCAGTATCTACGAAAATCTATAGAACCTCAGATGGCGGAACTTCATGGACAGAGATGAAAGTATCTCTCAAGCACACCGTTCCTTGGTGGGACGACTATATGTTTTCCGTGTGGACATCTGCGATCGAATTTGACCCAAAAGTCCCCAGCAGAGTATGGTTAACTGACGGCAACGGCATTTGGCAAACTGAAAATATTAATGCCAATCCAGTAATTTGGACAAACTACGAAGCCGGACACGAAGAATTAGTGGTTTTCTCCTTAGCTGCGCCTCCGAAGGGAGGAGTTTTGTTAAGTGGCACAGCAGATCAAGACGGATTTTACCACAATAACGGACTCAATGCTTATCCTTCCACAAGATTGGCAGGGATTTCACAATGGAGTCACACGAATCGGGATACTTTTAGTATTGCCTACAGCGAGAGCGAGCCTTTGCGCGTAGTGCGCGTAGGCGGTGCGAGATGGAATTCAAATTTTACAGGCGCAACTTCCACCGATGGAGGATTGACTTGGCAGAAGTTTCCCTCATTTCCGGCCAACACGATGCCGTTGCGCGTAGCTTTATCTGCTAATAATCCCAATCTCTTCGTCGTCGCCGTCAGCGAAGCTAAAGCTATCCGTACCACTGATGGCGGCGCTTCTTGGAGTGCGGTGTCGGGACTACCCAATGGCCCCAAAGGGCCGTGGTATTGGGGCGAACCTTTAGCCGCAGATAAAGTAGATGGGAATACGTTTTATTACTACAGCGACGGCAAAGTCTATCGCAGTAATGACGGCGGCGCGTCCTTCAGCCTTGTCAACTCATCGGTGCCAAAGAGCGAATGGGTTTTGGATAAGCTCAAAACAGTTCCGGGTGCCAAAGGTGAAGTCTGGCTGAGTCTGGAATGGAACGGTTTATTTCGCTCTACAGATGGCGGCAATACTTTTACTAAGCTACCCTCTGTAGAAAGCGCACGTTTGTTTGCCTTCGGTAAGCCACCGACAGGAAGTACCACTCCCGCACTTTATCTGTATGGAAAAGTTGCAGGCGTGGGAGAAGGTATTTTCCGTTCTCTCGATAAAGGACAAACTTGGACAAGTATCGGTTCGCAGCAGAATCCTATTGGTAATGGCCCTGTGGTTATGGAGGCGAGTTGGCAGCAGTATGGGTTGGTCTTTATTGGTACTGCTGGCAATGGTATCTACTACGGAAGTCCCGATAGTTAACTACGTATGAAGAAGCCAGAAACCGGGTTTCTTCATCGATATCTAGTTGAGAAATCCTCGATTTTGCATAGAAACCCGGTTTCTTTGCCTAAGTCCTAAAATCAAAAGGGTGTTCTCAGTCACAGCCTTGTAAGGGAAAAGAAGAAATATTTTCTTTTGACTTTTGACTTTTGCCTTTTGACTTTTCTAGCGAGCTGCTATTTTACCCAAAGTTATTTCCATCGCTCCCAGATACGAACTATCGGGGGAGAATTCGGATGGCAATCTACCCGACTTGGCGGCAGCTTGCACAATGTCTCTG
This is a stretch of genomic DNA from Aerosakkonema funiforme FACHB-1375. It encodes these proteins:
- a CDS encoding glycosyltransferase family 4 protein, which produces MKYHIALIRAIDLEGMARDAEQRKCPRHIMWQLSQQLGATIHKPAGNPVQAIDKIRGKLGSNIPEQWALGRALSEKLTSDDLIFCPGEDVGYPVAALCGAKRDRPKIVVIVHNSDRPRTRLSLKLYGLADKIDLFITPARLQADFLRRYLNLPAEKVWLLPDQTDVKFFTPGSVSPDKRRPMVMSVGLEQRDYVTLAEATKDLDIDVKVSGFSTAKLKEEYARPKSRRFPKVLPENMSCQFYEWPDLVQLYRDADIVVISLVENKFAAGIQVMHEALACKRPVIITRTRGMSEYLEIPGIVTTFNPGDVGGLREAIVHLLNNPQEAEAQAQRGHELVLKDRNSDRFVEALANRLIEMGS
- a CDS encoding flippase; translated protein: MLNKLKAAIAKLSPELRRIIGSVIWLSGDRILRMGVGLIVTAWIARYLGPDGFGLFNFATAFVSLFGVLATLGLNQIVVRDIVRDPSLKDETLGTTFVLKLAGGILTVLISSGAISLVRPHDRLTLWIVAITASVTIFDAFNTIDLWFQSLVKSKHTVIAKNIAFVIVTALRIALIEMKAPVVAFAWVLVVESALGSIGLAIAHKLDGQNLLRWRPKFQRAKTLLKESWPLIISDLAIMIYVRIDQIMLGQLMGDKPVGIYSAAVRIAEVWYFFASAIVNSVTPAIVQAKQESETLYYNKLQKLFNLMVIVTFSIAIPLTLISKFLIVAIFGQKYAAAASVLSIYIWSAVFGFFGWAKGIWIVAEGQTVFALISTCCGATMNIILNFWLIPLYQENGAALASVISYSFTDYVMCLIYPPARKLGWIMTNALTFNLFARRSRE
- a CDS encoding LamG domain-containing protein, whose product is MGKVKLYFTIGDRSLVYMLEISNGVRTIQQTPQTMPQIAKDAKGLIAQGALLGFVRPASGLNAIETCEGNVQLSYFDKEGRMRRTNYDATADSLNTAFEQWIPNALRPCLNFSNDNSIVKLNQPLSLTADWSIEAWFCYPLPQTAQWNTLIRGQNADQHIVVSKDKKLGIYLTNDPLKQYFYDCGFSMGALSSGWHHLTVVGDGNTTRFYIDGKEVGDTKAKALVDAQVNLSADSGNATLKQKLEDIKQAILKPIGDVYAIGNNHLAANKPIPIDYGVVNFNGNGNYIQTVAKLPIGDEITIEYWFKGTSLQSAVRQQDGGGYIVTGWNNQHIISVDQGTTGISVGANATNGSWHHIAMTWKRNTPNGFVSYLDGVLVAQRNSVNTALPAMNANVFIGCYNGASEFTNGQMAEVRIWNKARTQAEIQANMNKRLTGKEANLVAYFPLNKVESGKVLDLVSGNSGTVVNATNVTSTLALTPPAVMQMQGEQFGKVAEVRIWGMALSDEEIEANSRTLISGNESGLLAYYPLNEATGTEIRDNSGNGQHGTLTNPIWWACAAPMGLPSSDTPNNQVMKFDGVNDHITLPAMNINYSQGFSVEVWVRYNSLKIWSRIFDFGSGAAVDNILLANPGTTNNLLLSIRRGSAEQTIQAANFLEVGKWMHIAVTLDASGNGKIYKNGQLIQSGTCQTPNNVNRTINYIGRSNWAADAYFDGQMAEFRLWNRVRTEAEIKADLNKRLTGQESGLALYLPLDGILTNKVLDYAGINDGTVTEATIVEDMTAPWLSIGSSAVSAEYSTITIDQTTGQRTAMMRRLFASPALNGVNLFPDKPLETLELKWIGNAQFAPTLLGYIEGAPPVPSENLALADDYNGATSVELTMTEDVEFNWTRSQDSGLGAAVEAFMGAGEVISTGIGVEIEVSNRHGFKGNLEFSYQFQNESSITSSSSLSMTDKLELRGTFEDDPKFPHLGNRFIPKNIGYALVVSALADVFVTRLARSKKMVGYQTLPVDGIPPDVNTITFLMNPAYTMNGSLDGMTGSSATSQRFFKHVPEMRAQYGSLYPASYYRLQEAYNLKRQIEADDKRRESYFNNFDVRSIDEASLDRNINSGDAPTTIGVQREEDKPTTGATAEEQTAKAEEFKAQTAAASQETSSAAKAKQAEIQSKITDQDKQVHAMASFAGWQRNMENIQIRAGKRNIVNTYVWDADGGLRTEAQSFANTVEHTIGGAFTMAAGLGAENEFQMGFDVELTSQATVNLTQTMSKTESRSKGFELNIDLSGMENKGVTDYNDNPIMPGEKVDRYRFMSFYLEGSTQNFQDFFNYVVDPEWLRSNDEEARALRQAQAGKPNKAWRVLHRVTYVERPSLMGFGRDVRQLKVRDENVGIGKVIVDVAKLQQKVDQILEWISSQQQ